One window of Tepidanaerobacter acetatoxydans Re1 genomic DNA carries:
- a CDS encoding Stp1/IreP family PP2C-type Ser/Thr phosphatase: protein MIGIIKSDVGKARLNNEDMFYFPQKGSKLPQLFIVADGMGGHQGGEIASKIAVEEVSTYVNSHLLEDCSAQEVKEILKSSISKANNKVFSLSLKNDELLGMGTTITIALFHGRHLYIGHVGDSRAYLIRENHIKQLTRDHSLVWELAEDGRITMEETKTHPMKNIITKALGTDELLEPDILEFDLKDNDIIVLCSDGLTNMLENDSIKNIVLSSGGPEQAAQKLIDEANLRGGEDNITVGIIKADKVGCEKT, encoded by the coding sequence ATGATTGGTATAATAAAAAGTGATGTTGGGAAGGCAAGATTAAATAATGAAGATATGTTTTATTTTCCCCAAAAGGGGAGCAAGCTTCCGCAGCTTTTTATAGTAGCTGATGGAATGGGAGGCCATCAGGGAGGTGAGATTGCCAGCAAAATTGCTGTTGAAGAAGTATCTACATATGTAAATAGTCATTTGTTAGAGGATTGCAGTGCTCAGGAAGTTAAAGAAATTCTCAAATCTTCTATATCTAAAGCAAATAACAAAGTATTTTCACTATCTTTAAAAAATGATGAGTTGTTAGGAATGGGAACCACAATAACAATAGCACTTTTTCATGGAAGGCATCTGTATATAGGTCATGTAGGTGATAGCCGAGCATACCTAATCAGAGAAAATCATATAAAACAGTTAACCAGGGATCATTCTCTTGTATGGGAATTGGCTGAAGATGGGCGCATAACTATGGAAGAAACTAAAACTCATCCGATGAAAAACATAATTACAAAGGCACTAGGCACAGATGAGTTGTTAGAGCCGGATATTCTCGAATTTGATTTAAAAGATAATGATATAATAGTTCTGTGCAGTGATGGCCTGACAAATATGTTGGAAAATGACAGTATTAAAAATATTGTATTAAGTTCAGGAGGACCTGAACAAGCCGCTCAAAAGCTTATTGATGAAGCGAATTTAAGAGGTGGAGAAGACAATATTACTGTAGGTATAATTAAAGCGGATAAAGTGGGATGTGAAAAAACATGA
- the rlmN gene encoding 23S rRNA (adenine(2503)-C(2))-methyltransferase RlmN, translating into MEKTNLKSLTLTQMEEFIKQLGEPVYRAKQIFKWIYKGQTEFEKMTDLSKDLIARLKDCAYVGKIDIYKKYESEIDETTKYVFALEDGQMVESVKMKYSFGTTACISSQVGCSMGCAFCASTEGGMVRNLAWWEMADEVIAIEKDSNVKISRVVVMGSGEPLLNYDELIQFLRILNSPLAFNISYRRLTVSTCGIVPKIIRLAEEGLPITLAVSLHAPNDDIRSSLMPINERYPILQLLDACKYYIMKTKRRITFEYILISDINDTEQCACELSNLLKDLLCHVNLIPLNPVEGKKFKKSDDSRIRKFEQILLNNGISATVRREMGSDINAACGQLRRSLLVR; encoded by the coding sequence ATGGAGAAAACCAACTTGAAAAGTTTAACACTAACTCAGATGGAAGAATTTATAAAGCAGCTTGGTGAGCCGGTATATAGGGCAAAGCAGATTTTTAAATGGATATATAAAGGGCAAACTGAATTTGAAAAAATGACGGATCTGTCAAAGGACTTAATAGCTAGATTGAAGGATTGTGCTTATGTAGGCAAGATAGATATATACAAAAAATATGAATCAGAAATTGATGAAACGACTAAGTATGTTTTTGCTTTGGAAGATGGACAAATGGTCGAAAGTGTAAAAATGAAGTACTCTTTTGGGACTACTGCTTGCATCTCTAGCCAGGTGGGTTGTTCCATGGGGTGTGCTTTTTGTGCCTCAACAGAAGGTGGAATGGTGAGAAATTTAGCTTGGTGGGAAATGGCGGACGAGGTAATAGCAATAGAAAAAGATTCCAACGTAAAGATAAGCCGAGTGGTTGTAATGGGAAGTGGCGAACCGCTTTTAAACTATGATGAATTAATACAATTTCTAAGGATTTTGAATTCACCCCTAGCTTTTAATATAAGCTATAGAAGACTGACCGTTTCTACATGCGGGATAGTTCCAAAGATTATCCGTCTAGCGGAAGAGGGTTTACCGATTACCCTTGCAGTGTCTTTACATGCACCCAATGATGATATACGAAGCAGTTTAATGCCAATAAACGAGCGTTATCCAATTTTACAATTGTTAGATGCATGTAAATATTATATAATGAAAACAAAAAGGCGCATTACTTTTGAATATATATTGATTTCTGATATAAATGATACTGAACAATGTGCTTGCGAACTTTCAAACTTGTTAAAGGACTTGTTATGCCATGTAAATTTAATACCCCTTAACCCTGTGGAAGGTAAAAAATTTAAAAAGAGTGATGACTCCCGAATAAGAAAGTTTGAACAAATACTTTTAAATAATGGCATTTCAGCAACTGTTCGAAGGGAAATGGGGAGCGATATAAACGCAGCCTGCGGACAGCTTCGGCGAAGTTTACTAGTGAGGTGA